GGTGTCATAGAACAGGTCAATGGTAATGCCGCAGATAAAGGCCAGCACCAGCAACAGCACCTTGTCTAAGTCAATGGGTAGAAACAAGATAAACCCGATGTACACAAAGCAAAAGCCGCGTTCATAGAGCACCAGATTGCGCATAAGCAGCACCTGCAGCCCCATAAACACCACAAACTGCACCAAATGGACAAACCGGAAATTATTCATTCTCTTCTCGTATGCCAGCCGCCGTTTGCAGCGAATCCAGCTCAGGCTGCTGTTTGTTTTCTACAATGTACACGTAAGACAGTTTTGTAAAATCAACGCTTAGGCGCACGGTAATGGTATAAAAACTCTTGTCCAGTTCCTTGCGCACGCGCTCCACACGGCCAATCATGATGCCCTGCGGATAAATGGCGTTGAACCCCGAGGTCACCACGGTATCTCCCTTGAACACTTTCTCACTCAACGGTATGTAATGCAGACTGGCCGTGCCGGGGTCTTCTGTGTCCCATTTAATAGACCCGAAGCTCCGGTTGCGCTTCAGTTTTACTGATATAAGCGTCTGGGAATGTAGCAAAGACGTCACCGTGGCGTAGTGCTTAGACACCGACTTCACCCGGCCCACTACGCCCTTAGACGTGAGCACGCCCATGCCCGGCCGTACGCCTGCTTCTGAGCCCACATTTAAGGTAAGGTGGTTGTTCAAGCGCCGCACCGAATTGTTGATGACCCG
This region of Rufibacter sp. LB8 genomic DNA includes:
- the mreC gene encoding rod shape-determining protein MreC is translated as MRKLFIFIFRIRAFLVFLLLEGVSLYLLYRNNTYHNAAFYQSSNYYVGRVLEIQSQVSEYFRLTDVNTALVAENARLRAELTRRLEQQLNDSLGQTADSLFLASDSVAAAVYSYRPARVINNSVRRLNNHLTLNVGSEAGVRPGMGVLTSKGVVGRVKSVSKHYATVTSLLHSQTLISVKLKRNRSFGSIKWDTEDPGTASLHYIPLSEKVFKGDTVVTSGFNAIYPQGIMIGRVERVRKELDKSFYTITVRLSVDFTKLSYVYIVENKQQPELDSLQTAAGIREENE